A stretch of the Salarias fasciatus chromosome 3, fSalaFa1.1, whole genome shotgun sequence genome encodes the following:
- the LOC115384982 gene encoding ADAMTS-like protein 1 isoform X3 — protein MEQKFTSCRLLVTALLILSSRTARSEEDRDTLWDAWGSWSECSRTCGGGASYSLRRCLSSKVCEGQNIKYRTCSNVDCPPDAGDFRAQQCSAHADVRYLGQYHEWLPVYNDPDNPCALRCRAKGSGLLVELAPKVLDGTRCYTESLDMCISGACQIVGCDHELGSTTKEDNCGVCNGDGSSCRLVRGHYKSQHASGKTEDTVVVVPYKSRHVRLVLKGPDHLYVESKTLQGVKGEVSLDKTGQYHLENTTLDYQKLADKEVLRITGPLGADFTVKVQFASGADSVVQYIYYQPIIHRWRETDFFPCSVTCGGGYQLTSAECFDLRTGRVVVDQYCHYYPENVKPKPKLQECNMEPCLDSDGYKQIMPYDLYHPLPRWESSPWTACSTSCGGGIQSRSVSCVEEDMQGNITPTEEWKCLYSPKTAILQPCNAFDCPTWLAQEWSPCTVTCGQGLRYRVVLCIDHRGLHAGGCNPTTKPHIKEECLVTVPCYKSMDTLPVEAKPVWHKQAIELEEEVTVTEEPTFIPGPWQACSRTCGAGTQRRTVRCQVLLSFSQTVADLPDDECDGAKPPERQPCYRTPCPGGEKEEEVEEEVETPGREELHDWEYEGFTECSESCGGGVQEAVIICLNKQTREAVDESVCVSARRPPQLLQDCKTQPCPPRWETGNFSSCSATCGVGLMTRSVACTHRPSRSSNHTAVLRDEDCHSPKPSPVQACNRFDCPPMWDAGDWGQCSQSCGGGVQRRRVLCKQRLADGSVLELPDTFCPSRSPASQQPCGKTDCPPQWITTNWTQCSVTCGNGIQTLQAICRKPGANGQYSTVDPKDCLEATRPIQIRQCSLRHCENGAKPDPSILAQRKVYIQWKKGKKVQLVVGGYAYLLPWTTVVLRCPTRHFRKGHIRWLKDGKPLASLPHRSATSLGSVKIQQVRASDAGIYTCVAGKAREHLVLQIIGSKQKLSAPVSWLFENGQQKVRWPDVISARETFQELPVSLNQYDSIVEQLLELKDSVQDEKHIADKPHSGEKNRSTLEDERATSELPLPVVLTADTHRLDEIVQNLSAGLGGLRREQLLTQLLSELTATEGDANESTLHPPESAESSTQLPVPYKPNTRAHTPRLRTPVIIQRTKKVGGSPQSELVVSVGVPVLLQKSVATLELRCEALGNPEPTLKWTKNGKELHFSNRVDLLPTGSLRIQAPGKDDEGLYTCTARNRVGRTSLSSWLQFTGVKGRSCVQGSSVGPNGPACSERRNSSLPAELCQGQVCPLTWRVDPWSTCSTSCGGGSQTRTVRCLKGPEGRSREVESQQCLAAGRRPSDTRLCNTSPCARWGTTSWGPCHGPCVGPSLATQHRHVYCQDTNGTKIRYRSCSGLQRPSSTRNCSTEMCALQWRVGPWTQCTASCGRHGFQSRQVTCIHHRTGKAAREHHCRWRPRPPSWQRCNILSCGRAGECRDSTKYCENVRQLELCPLPQFQSRCCHSCRST, from the exons ATGGAGCAAAAGTTTACATCCTGCAGACTCCTGGTGACAGCGCTTCTCATTCTG AGCTCCCGGACAGCCcgctcagaggaggacagagacacgcTGTGGGATGCCTGGGGCTCGTGGAGTGAATGTTCTCGCACCTGTGGTGGAGGAGCTTCCTATTCCCTACGACGCTGCCTCAGCTCCAA GGTCTGTGAAGGGCAGAATATCAAATATCGCACATGCAGTAATGTG GACTGCCCGCCAGACGCCGGGGACTTTCGCGCCCAGCAGTGTTCGGCCCACGCCGACGTGCGGTACCTGGGTCAGTACCACGAGTGGCTGCCGGTCTACAACGACCCCGACAACCCCTGCGCCCTCCGGTGCCGAGCCAAAGGCTCGggcctgctggtggagctggctCCCAAGGTCCTGGACGGGACGCGCTGCTACACCGAGTCCCTGGACATGTGCATCAGCGGAGCCTGCCAG ATTGTAGGTTGCGATCATGAGCTCGGCAGCACAACAAAGGAGGACAACTGTGGCGTCTGCAATGGGGATGGCTCGTCCTGCAGACTTGTGCGAGGCCACTATAAATCCCAGCATGCCTCAGGAAAAA CTGAAGACACGGTTGTCGTCGTCCCCTATAAGAGCCGCCATGTCCGCCTGGTCCTGAAAGGCCCGGATCACTTGT ATGTGGAGAGTAAGACCCTACAAGGGGTCAAAGGTGAAGTGTCCTTGGATAAAACCGGGCAGTACCACCTGGAAAACACCACCTTGGACTACCAGAAACTCGCCGATAAGGAGGTCCTGAGAATCACAGGCCCGCTCGGAGCAGATTTCACTGTCAAA GTGCAGTTTGCCTCTGGAGCAGACAGTGTGGTCCAGTATATTTACTACCAGCCCATCATCCACCGCTGGAGGGAAACCGACTTCTTCCCCTGCTCTGTCACATGTGGCGGAG GTTACCAGCTGACCTCGGCAGAGTGCTTTGACCTGCGGACTGGCCGGGTGGTCGTGGACCAGTATTGTCACTATTACCCGGAAAATGTCAAACCCAAACCCAAGCTGCAGGAGTGCAACATGGAGCCGTGTCTGGACAG TGACGGCTACAAGCAGATTATGCCATATGACCTCTACCACCCCTTACCGAG GTGGGAGAGCAGTCCCTGGACGGCCTGCTCCACCTCTTGTGGCGGCGGCATCCAGAGCCGCTCGGTGTCGTGCGTGGAGGAGGACATGCAGGGAAACATCACTCCGACAGAGGAGTGGAAGTGTCTCTACTCTCCCAAGACGGCCATCCTGCAGCCCTGCAACGCCTTCGACTGTCCCACCTGGCTGGCACAGGAGTGGTCGCCT TGCACAGTGACATGCGGACAGGGTCTGCGCTACAGAGTGGTGCTGTGCATCGATCACAGAGGCCTGCATGCTGGAGGCTGCAACCCCACCACCAAGCCACACATCAAGGAGGAGTGTCTGGTGACCGTGCCTTGCTACAAGTCCATGG ATACATTACCTGTTGAGGCCAAACCGGTGTGGCACAAGCAGGCCatagagctggaggaggaggtgactgTAACCGAGGAACCGAC CTTCATCCCGGGTCCCTGGCAGGCCTGCAGCCGGACGTGCGGAGCCGGGACTCAGCGGCGGACCGTCAGGTGCCAGGTGCTGCTCTCCTTCTCGCAGACCGTCGCCGACCTGCCCGATGACGAGTGCGACGGGGCGAAGCCGCCCGAGAGGCAGCCCTGCTACCGCACGCCCTGCCCTggaggggagaaggaggaggaggtggaggaggaagtcgAGACACCGGGGAGGGAGGAGCTGCACGACTGGGAGTATGAGGGCTTCACCGAGTGCTCAGAGAGCTGCGGAGGAG GCGTGCAGGAGGCCGTGATCATCTGTCTGAACAAGCAGACGAGGGAGGCGGTCGatgagagcgtgtgtgtgagcgcccGGCGGCCCCCGCAACTCCTCCAAGACTGCAAAACTCAACCTTGCCCGCcaag ATGGGAAACGGGGAACTTCAGTTCATGCTCTGCTACCTGTGGGGTCGGCCTGATGACCCGCTCCGTGGCCTGCACCCACCGGCCCTCTCGCAGCAGCAACCACACCGCAGTGCTCAGAGATGAGGACTGCCACAGCCCCAAGCCCAGTCCTGTCCAGGCTTGCAACCGCTTCGACTGCCCTCCGATGTGGGACGCAGGCGACTGGGGACAG TGCTCCcagagctgtggcggaggtgttcagaggaggagagtccTCTGCAAACAGCGACTGGCTGACGGAAGTGTCCTCGAGCTGCCCGACACCTTTTGCCCGTCCAGGAGTCCGGCCAGCCAGCAGCCCTGTGGCAAGACGGACTGCCCCCCTCAGTGGATCACCACCAACTGGACCCAG TGCTCAGTGACCTGTGGAAATGGCATTCAGACCCTGCAAGCCATCTGCAGGAAACCAGGAGCAAACGGACAGTATTCCACTGTAGACCCTAAAGACTGTCTTGAGGCGACCAGGCCCATCCAAATCCGACAATGCTCCCTCAGGCACTGTGAAA ACGGTGCCAAGccggatccctccatactggcTCAGAGGAAGGTTTACATCCAGTGGAAGAAAGGTAAAAAAGTACAGTTGGTCGTTGGCGGCTACGCCTACCTGCTGCCCTGGACGACTGTGGTCCTCCGCTGCCCGACCCGCCACTTCCGTAAAGGCCACATCAGATGGCTGAAGGACGGGAAACCCCTGGCCAGCCTCCCTCACCGCTCCGCTACCTCACTCGGCTCCGTGAAGATCCAACAGGTCCGCGCTTCCGACGCCGGGATATACACATGCGTGGCAGGCAAAGCCCGAGAGCATCTGGTCCTGCAGATCATCGGCAGCAAACAAAAGCTGTCTGCTCCGGTGTCGTGGCTCTTTGAGAACGGACAGCAAAAGGTTCGCTGGCCAGACGTGATCTCAGCCAGGGAGACGTTTCAGGAGTTACCCGTTTCTCTCAACCAGTACGACAGCATTGTTGAGCAGTTGCTTGAACTCAAAGACTCGGTCCAAGATGAGAAACACATTGCCGACAAGCCTCACTCCGGTGAGAAGAACAGGTCCACTCTGGAAGACGAGAGAGCCACTTCTGAGCTTCCCCTCCCCGTTGTTCTCACCGCCGACACCCACAGGCTGGATGAGATTGTGCAGAACCTCTCTGCGGGCCTCGGAGGACTTCGGAGGGAGCAGCTCCTCACTCAGCTGCTCAGCGAGCTCACGGCGACGGAGGGAGACGCCAACGAATCGACTCTTCACCCTCCGGAAAGCGCCGAGTCTTCCACCCAGTTGCCGGTTCCCTATAAACCCAACACCAGAGCTCACACGCCCAGGCTCCGAACCCCCGTGATAATTCAGCGGACGAAGAAAGTTGGAGGTTCGCCGCAGTCTGAGCTGGTCGTTTCTGTGGGCGTGCCGGTTCTGCTGCAGAAATCGGTCGCCACACTGGAACTGAGGTGCGAAGCGCTGGGGAATCCAGAACCAACCTTGAAATGGACAAAGAATGGAAAAGAGCTGCACTTCAGTAACAG agtgGACCTGTTGCCCACCGGCTCACTGAGGATTCAGGCTCCTGGCAAAGACGACGAGGGTTTATACACTTGCACTGCCAGGAACCGTGTTGGAAGGACTTCTCTCTCATCTTGGCTGCAGTTTACAG GTGTTAAAGGAAGAAGCTGTGTCCAGGGCAGCAGCGTGGGACCAAATGGTCCCGCTTGctctgagaggaggaacagcagcctGCCGGCCGAGCTCTGCCAAGGACAAGTCTGCCCCCTAAC GTGGAGAGTGGATCCGTGGTCAACATGCTCCACATCGTGTGGCGGTGGATCCCAGACCAGGACCGTCCGCTGTTTAAAGGGTCCTGAAGGCAGATCAAGAGAGGTAGAGAGCCAGCAGTGCCTCGCAGCGGGGAGGAGACCGTCTGACACCAGGCTGTGCAACACATCGCCCTGTGCCAGATGGGGCACAACCTCCTGGGGGCCG TGTCATGGCCCATGCGTGGGTCCGAGTCTGGCCACACAACACCGACATGTCTATTGCCAAGACACAAACGGCACCAAAATCCGCTACAGGAGCTGCAGCGGGCTGCAGAG GCCCAGTTCCACGAGGAACTGCTCCACGGAGATGTGCGCTCTGCAGTGGCGCGTCGGGCCGTGGACGCAGTGCACCGCCTCCTGCGGGCGCCACGGCTTCCAGTCCCGTCAGGTGACCTGCATCCACCACCGGACCGGCAAGGCCGCCAGGGAGCACCACTGCAGGTGGAGGCCTCGGCCTCCCAGCTGGCAGCGCTGCAATATTTTGTCATGTGGGAGAG CAGGCGAATGCAGAGACAGTACCAAGTACTGCGAGAACGTCCGACAGCTGGAGCTTTGCCCGCTGCCCCAGTTCCAAAGCCGCTGCTGTCACTCCTGTCGAAGCACCTGA